Proteins from a single region of Punica granatum isolate Tunisia-2019 chromosome 8, ASM765513v2, whole genome shotgun sequence:
- the LOC116189423 gene encoding stress-response A/B barrel domain-containing protein UP3: MMLSLSLRLRPHTFPLLSPLSTTSQPAKRASLTFRNPYSSSPRMSSSSAFPQQVIEHIVLFKVREGTEQSKVNAMMSGLNGLNSLDQVLYLTAGPVLRSASSLFSFTHMLHSRYSTKDDLSAYSAHPEHLRVVRETGLPICEDIMAVDWIADGFSGPLAPPPESALKVSFLKLKEDLGDAVKDEVLGVIRGIKDGPAAVEQLTCGENFSPARAKGFSVASLAVFKGVAEMEAAESNKELVESRKEKVREYLDGVIVIDFVVPGSSSNL, from the coding sequence ATGATGCTTAGCCTTAGCCTCCGGCTCCGTCCACATACtttccctctcctctccccaCTCTCAACCACTTCCCAACCTGCCAAGCGCGCTTCCCTCACCTTCAGGAATCCCTACTCCTCCTCCCCGAGGATGTCGTCGTCCTCTGCCTTCCCCCAGCAAGTCATCGAGCACATCGTCCTCTTCAAGGTGAGGGAGGGGACGGAGCAGTCCAAGGTCAACGCCATGATGAGCGGCCTCAACGGCCTCAACTCCCTCGACCAGGTCCTTTACCTCACCGCCGGCCCCGTCCTCCGCTCCGCTTCATCCCTCTTCTCCTTCACCCACATGCTCCACAGCCGCTACTCCACCAAGGACGACCTCAGCGCCTACTCCGCCCACCCGGAACACCTCCGCGTCGTCCGCGAGACCGGTCTCCCCATCTGCGAGGACATCATGGCCGTCGATTGGATCGCCGATGGCTTCTCCGGCCCCCTCGCCCCGCCCCCGGAGTCTGCCCTCAAGGTCAGCTTCCTCAAATTGAAGGAGGATCTCGGGGACGCCGTCAAGGATGAGGTCCTCGGCGTGATACGGGGGATCAAGGATGGCCCGGCTGCAGTCGAGCAGCTCACCTGTGGGGAGAACTTCTCCCCTGCCAGGGCCAAGGGTTTCTCCGTCGCGTCCCTCGCCGTGTTCAAGGGAGTCGCGGAGATGGAGGCAGCGGAGTCGAACAAGGAGCTCGTGGAATCCCGCAAGGAGAAGGTCCGGGAGTACCTGGACGGGGTCATTGTGATCGATTTTGTGGTCCCTGGGTCTTCCAGCAACCTTTGA
- the LOC116187879 gene encoding LOW QUALITY PROTEIN: transcription factor MYB1-like (The sequence of the model RefSeq protein was modified relative to this genomic sequence to represent the inferred CDS: inserted 1 base in 1 codon), producing the protein MRRPCCAKEGLNRGAWSAEEDEILTYYIKSHGEGQWRDLPQRAGLKRCGKNCRFRWXNYLSPNIKRGNISEEEEKLILRMHKLLGNRWALIAARLPGRTDNEIKNYWNTNLRKRVGTERETEVRNANR; encoded by the exons atgagaaggCCATGTTGTGCTAAAGAAGGGCTGAATAGAGGAGCATGGTCTGCTGAGGAAGACGAGATCCTCACCTACTACATCAAATCGCATGGTGAAGGCCAATGGAGAGACCTTCCACAACGAGCCG GGTTGAAGCGTTGTGGGAAGAATTGCAGGTTTCGAT GGAATTATCTGAGTCCGAACATCAAAAGGGGGAACATctccgaagaagaagaaaaactcATACTTAGAATGCATAAGCTCCTTGGCAACAG GTGGGCTCTCATTGCTGCAAGATTGCCAGGGCGAACAGACAACGAGATCAAGAATTACTGGAACAcgaatttaagaaaaagggtggggacagagagagagacagaagTTCGGAATGCGAACAGATAA